In one window of Caldisericaceae bacterium DNA:
- a CDS encoding glutamate--tRNA ligase → MVRVRYAPSPTGEIHVGNARTAIFNYLFARHNGGTFILRLDDTDEKRSTPAAIESMLRDITWLGLDWDEGYLKEGPYGPYRQKERIPIYNHYIDTLLKNGHAYELYYTDEEVESIRSEYEKALKTFSYRKLKE, encoded by the coding sequence ATGGTTAGAGTTCGTTATGCTCCATCTCCTACAGGAGAAATACATGTAGGTAATGCAAGAACAGCTATATTCAATTATCTTTTTGCTCGCCATAATGGAGGCACTTTTATTCTTCGATTGGATGATACAGATGAAAAGCGTTCTACACCTGCTGCTATAGAGAGTATGTTAAGGGATATTACCTGGTTAGGCCTTGATTGGGATGAAGGTTATCTTAAAGAAGGACCCTACGGTCCCTATAGACAGAAAGAGAGAATCCCCATTTACAACCATTACATTGATACTCTTCTTAAAAATGGTCATGCCTATGAACTCTACTACACAGATGAAGAAGTTGAATCAATAAGAAGTGAATACGAAAAAGCTCTTAAAACATTCTCCTATAGAAAACTCAAAGAAA
- the rpsI gene encoding 30S ribosomal protein S9 produces the protein MDKVVLAVGRRKTSVARIVLKPGSGNFRVNGRDVNEYFGVKTLLPEVFKPLEITNMKDKFDVRANVVGGGFRGQVDAIKLGIARALLKVDESLKTTLKSEGLLTRDYREKERKKYGLHSARKDRQYRKR, from the coding sequence ATGGATAAAGTTGTTTTAGCCGTAGGCCGAAGAAAAACATCCGTTGCACGAATAGTTTTAAAACCAGGAAGTGGCAATTTCCGTGTTAATGGAAGAGATGTAAACGAATATTTTGGTGTAAAAACTCTTCTCCCAGAAGTGTTTAAACCTCTTGAAATAACCAACATGAAAGATAAGTTTGATGTCAGAGCAAATGTCGTTGGTGGTGGTTTTAGAGGTCAAGTAGATGCGATAAAACTTGGAATTGCAAGAGCCCTTCTGAAAGTTGATGAATCTCTGAAAACTACACTTAAAAGTGAGGGACTTCTTACAAGAGATTATAGAGAAAAGGAAAGAAAGAAGTACGGCTTACATTCTGCAAGGAAAGACCGTCAATACAGAAAACGTTAA